One stretch of Eupeodes corollae chromosome 2, idEupCoro1.1, whole genome shotgun sequence DNA includes these proteins:
- the LOC129947701 gene encoding 60S acidic ribosomal protein P2: MRYVAAYMLAVLGGQESPKNADIEKILSSVGIEVDSERLTRVVKELSGKSIEQLIKDGREKLSSMPVGGGAVAAAAAPAAAAAGAAEAKKPEKEEKKEESESEDDDMGFGLFE, encoded by the coding sequence aTGCGTTACGTGGCTGCATACATGTTGGCTGTCCTCGGTGGACAAGAAAGCCCAAAGAATGCCGATATCGAGAAAATCCTCAGTTCGGTTGGTATTGAAGTTGATTCTGAGCGCCTTACCCGCGTCGTCAAGGAACTGAGCGGCAAGAGCATCGAGCAATTGATCAAGGACGGTCGTGAGAAGCTCTCCTCAATGCCAGTTGGTGGTGGCGCAGTTGCTGCTGCCGCTGCTCCAGCAGCTGCCGCCGCCGGTGCTGCTGAAGCCAAGAAGCCCGAAAAGGAGGAGAAGAAGGAAGAGTCTGAATCCGAAGACGACGATATGGGCTTCGGTCTTTTCGAATAA